The following are from one region of the Pseudodesulfovibrio piezophilus C1TLV30 genome:
- a CDS encoding GGDEF domain-containing protein, with protein sequence MQKKMIKRGKRPELMWGLGLSEQLKKQVEMGVGPGFYIRNYPAGAFPWTKELNQNEKPSAAWIPWSVWAEMPEFRREEYRSQDSTQRILIQDINDTPLEMDTVLAEGFLTVVRTPLTRPKVQDAVFRAKEVTSMYSDIYRMTEEILLERELLARKTDQLMFLNKILASATESLDATTILLNAKETLSLVLPVKQLHAGFWTHQLDSEVTDVEIFLNGTMPPEVESMWVEHIMASAADMGSGPVNGFQVVHTDPARRQEYTLTPKSGRLVTLPLTAGQDTFGCLALLCEPDYHLGKDQVETFRSAVNHLGLALRNALMFKEVKLRADRDGLTRIYNRHTFDERLIYEIKRRRRYNHDLSLLMVDLDHFKQVNDTYGHKAGDMVLCKVGEILTETFRGTDLAARYGGEEFVVLLPHTTERDAWALAERVREAIQSCEFHFDGHDFAVTASIGVASVEAGALTKDDDLLIKADKALYEAKHNGRNTVVISKPKVDQISAQ encoded by the coding sequence ATGCAGAAGAAAATGATCAAGCGGGGAAAACGCCCTGAACTCATGTGGGGCCTGGGATTGAGCGAACAGCTCAAAAAGCAGGTCGAGATGGGCGTTGGTCCCGGATTCTACATTCGCAACTACCCTGCCGGAGCGTTTCCCTGGACCAAGGAACTCAATCAGAATGAGAAACCCTCGGCAGCCTGGATTCCATGGTCTGTCTGGGCTGAAATGCCGGAATTCCGCCGCGAAGAATACCGCAGCCAGGATTCCACCCAGCGTATACTCATTCAAGATATTAACGACACCCCCCTGGAGATGGATACTGTGCTTGCAGAAGGATTTCTGACAGTTGTCCGCACCCCGCTGACCCGGCCCAAGGTGCAGGACGCCGTGTTTCGTGCCAAGGAAGTGACCTCGATGTACTCGGACATCTACCGTATGACCGAGGAAATTCTCCTTGAAAGGGAATTGCTCGCCCGAAAGACCGATCAGCTGATGTTTCTCAACAAGATTCTGGCCTCGGCGACCGAAAGTCTGGATGCCACGACCATTCTCTTGAATGCCAAGGAAACCCTGAGCCTGGTCCTGCCGGTCAAGCAGCTGCACGCCGGATTCTGGACGCATCAGCTTGATTCCGAGGTCACGGATGTGGAAATATTTCTCAACGGCACCATGCCTCCCGAGGTGGAAAGCATGTGGGTCGAGCATATCATGGCTTCTGCCGCTGACATGGGAAGTGGCCCGGTCAATGGATTCCAAGTCGTCCACACCGACCCGGCTCGAAGGCAGGAATATACCCTGACACCCAAAAGCGGTCGTCTTGTCACCCTGCCCCTGACCGCCGGGCAGGATACTTTCGGGTGTCTCGCTCTGCTGTGCGAACCGGATTATCACCTCGGCAAGGACCAGGTGGAAACCTTTCGTTCAGCCGTCAACCATCTCGGCCTCGCCTTGCGGAATGCGCTCATGTTCAAGGAAGTCAAGCTCCGCGCCGACCGGGATGGACTCACCCGCATCTACAACCGACACACATTCGACGAACGCCTCATATACGAAATCAAGCGTCGCCGCCGTTACAATCATGATCTTTCGCTGCTCATGGTCGATCTCGACCATTTCAAGCAGGTCAATGACACCTATGGGCACAAGGCCGGAGACATGGTCCTGTGCAAGGTCGGCGAGATTCTCACTGAAACATTTCGCGGCACTGATCTCGCAGCCCGCTATGGCGGAGAAGAGTTCGTAGTCCTGCTGCCGCACACCACGGAAAGGGACGCCTGGGCCTTGGCTGAACGGGTTCGCGAAGCCATCCAGTCCTGCGAATTCCATTTTGACGGGCATGACTTTGCCGTGACAGCCTCTATCGGAGTTGCTTCGGTGGAAGCCGGAGCATTGACCAAAGATGACGACCTGCTCATAAAAGCTGACAAGGCTTTATACGAAGCCAAGCACAACGGGCGTAACACCGTGGTCATCTCCAAACCGAAAGTGGACCAGATCTCAGCCCAGTAA